A genomic segment from Streptosporangium roseum DSM 43021 encodes:
- a CDS encoding phage holin family protein, with amino-acid sequence MTLNPPTEPQEESLGALVAAASDQISTLVRAEIELAKSELKFDAKRAGVAAGLFGAAAFMAHLCLILASFAIAYALVGLGVWTWLAFTIVTVFYLIVAGLLAFLGVRRLKGLTGMKRTLRSLRTIKSGESELSLAAPPAPPGAGQVGSHREPVSPGQ; translated from the coding sequence ATGACACTGAATCCACCCACGGAACCGCAGGAGGAGTCGCTGGGCGCACTGGTCGCCGCGGCCAGCGACCAGATCTCCACCCTGGTACGCGCAGAGATAGAACTGGCCAAGTCCGAGCTGAAGTTCGACGCCAAACGGGCCGGCGTGGCCGCCGGGCTTTTCGGCGCCGCCGCGTTCATGGCCCACCTGTGCCTGATCCTGGCCTCGTTCGCCATCGCCTACGCCCTGGTCGGGCTGGGCGTGTGGACGTGGCTGGCCTTCACGATCGTCACCGTGTTCTACCTGATCGTGGCCGGCCTGCTGGCCTTCCTCGGCGTCCGGCGGCTCAAGGGCCTGACCGGGATGAAGCGGACCCTGCGCTCGCTCAGGACCATCAAGAGCGGCGAGAGCGAGCTCAGTCTCGCAGCGCCGCCCGCGCCCCCCGGTGCGGGCCAGGTCGGCTCGCATCGTGAACCGGTGAGTCCGGGCCAGTGA
- the nhaA gene encoding Na+/H+ antiporter NhaA gives MRRAVEIWPFRPSLRYARQLAEALRAETVGGVVMLLATVAALVWANVSTDSYEALRNARFGPDFLHLDMELYKWVQNGLLTVFFFIAGIEVKEEFVHGELAQLRKAALPIVASIAGMVVPALIYLVVSWGVPGAGRGWAIPTATDIAFALAVLAVTASALPAALRAFLLTSAVVDDLGAITVIAVFFTRNLNLLALLAGVAVIALYGLLQARRVRGLWIYLPLALLAWYLVEISGVHATVAGVALGLMTRVHSGPGEESSPAELADHYIRPFSAGFAVPVFAFVSAGVVLSAGSLGAMATDRVVLGVIAGLVVGKFLGVFGGAWLAVRLGLAKLSDELHWRDMAAVSILAGIGFTVSLLIGDLAYGDDPGRVDAVTTGVLLASLTASVVAAVLLRVRVRNHLSAQDDV, from the coding sequence ATGCGCCGCGCCGTCGAAATCTGGCCTTTCCGCCCGTCCCTGCGATACGCCCGCCAGCTCGCCGAGGCACTCCGCGCCGAGACCGTCGGCGGCGTCGTCATGCTGCTGGCCACGGTCGCCGCCCTGGTCTGGGCCAACGTCTCCACCGACTCCTACGAGGCGCTCCGCAACGCGAGGTTCGGCCCGGACTTCCTCCACCTCGACATGGAACTCTACAAATGGGTCCAGAACGGCCTGCTCACGGTCTTCTTCTTCATCGCCGGGATCGAGGTCAAGGAGGAGTTCGTCCACGGTGAGCTCGCCCAGCTCCGTAAGGCCGCACTGCCCATCGTCGCCTCGATCGCCGGCATGGTCGTCCCCGCCCTGATCTATCTCGTGGTGAGCTGGGGCGTGCCGGGGGCGGGCCGCGGCTGGGCCATCCCCACGGCCACCGACATCGCCTTCGCCCTGGCCGTACTGGCCGTGACGGCCAGCGCGCTGCCCGCAGCGCTGCGGGCGTTCCTGCTGACCAGCGCCGTGGTGGACGACCTCGGCGCGATCACCGTCATCGCCGTCTTCTTCACCCGGAACCTGAATCTCCTGGCGCTGCTGGCCGGGGTGGCGGTCATCGCCCTGTACGGCCTGCTGCAGGCCAGGCGGGTCCGCGGCCTCTGGATCTACCTGCCGCTCGCCCTCCTGGCGTGGTATCTCGTGGAGATCAGCGGTGTTCACGCGACCGTCGCCGGGGTAGCCCTCGGCCTGATGACCCGCGTGCACAGCGGCCCAGGCGAGGAGAGCTCCCCCGCCGAACTGGCCGACCACTACATCCGCCCCTTCTCGGCGGGCTTCGCGGTGCCCGTGTTCGCCTTCGTGTCCGCGGGGGTCGTGCTCAGCGCGGGGAGTCTCGGCGCGATGGCCACCGACCGGGTGGTGCTCGGGGTGATCGCCGGCCTGGTCGTCGGTAAGTTCCTGGGCGTCTTCGGCGGGGCGTGGCTGGCCGTACGGCTCGGCTTGGCGAAACTGTCGGATGAACTGCACTGGCGGGACATGGCCGCCGTGTCGATTCTGGCCGGGATCGGGTTCACCGTTTCCCTTCTCATCGGTGACCTGGCCTACGGCGACGATCCCGGACGAGTCGACGCGGTGACCACCGGGGTGCTCCTGGCGAGCCTCACGGCCTCGGTCGTCGCGGCGGTCCTGCTCCGGGTGCGCGTGCGCAACCACCTCAGCGCGCAGGATGATGTCTGA